A stretch of the Halorussus salinus genome encodes the following:
- a CDS encoding thioredoxin family protein, translating into MTKRETDTSASDPEERAESTGRTSGDGGTAASTVEPNALFDALVEEKVLAVGESGGVRTTDAFDDTHAIYHDSYVGVDETEFHEAVAATFGLPDREAAAELVAERGVSRDEFVVYLAVRSQVSSATPESADSGAASNASTDRESGDSRSASEANGDAASADLSAENLAAMAGMVREVVPDSPVPDRLPDVTDDPESFLAARDRAVVAVWKRFCDPCEEVKDEIGGLLGAVPDDAQVAGIDGEEAADFCRTHDVESAPGFLLADGDERRTVHASDADEVAERIRAHFGD; encoded by the coding sequence ATGACGAAACGAGAGACCGATACCTCGGCGTCTGACCCCGAGGAGCGCGCCGAATCGACCGGACGAACGAGCGGAGACGGCGGAACGGCCGCATCGACCGTGGAACCGAACGCGCTGTTCGACGCGCTGGTCGAGGAGAAGGTCCTCGCGGTCGGCGAGTCGGGCGGCGTCCGGACCACCGACGCGTTCGACGACACCCACGCAATCTACCACGACTCGTACGTCGGCGTGGACGAGACCGAGTTCCACGAGGCCGTGGCGGCGACCTTCGGTCTGCCGGACCGCGAGGCCGCGGCCGAACTGGTCGCCGAGCGCGGCGTCTCGCGCGACGAGTTCGTGGTGTATCTGGCGGTCCGGTCGCAGGTGTCGAGTGCGACTCCCGAGTCGGCGGACTCCGGGGCGGCCTCGAACGCGAGTACGGACCGCGAGTCCGGGGACTCGCGGTCTGCCTCGGAAGCGAACGGCGACGCCGCGAGCGCCGACCTCTCGGCCGAGAACCTCGCCGCGATGGCGGGGATGGTCCGGGAAGTCGTCCCCGACTCGCCGGTCCCCGACCGCCTCCCGGACGTGACCGACGACCCCGAGTCGTTCCTCGCGGCGCGGGACCGCGCCGTGGTCGCGGTCTGGAAACGCTTCTGTGACCCCTGCGAGGAGGTCAAGGACGAAATCGGGGGTCTCCTCGGCGCGGTGCCCGACGACGCACAAGTCGCGGGCATCGACGGCGAGGAGGCCGCCGACTTCTGCCGGACCCACGACGTGGAGTCCGCGCCGGGGTTCCTGCTGGCGGACGGCGACGAGCGCCGGACGGTCCACGCGAGCGACGCCGACGAAGTGGCCGAACGAATCCGAGCGCACTTCGGAGACTGA
- a CDS encoding class I SAM-dependent methyltransferase, with amino-acid sequence MDDGEPDRREVRATYDYIADHFAQTREYAWPEVEEFVADAPRAAVALDLGCGNGRHAELLADHADRVLAADASRGLLDTARERAAERGFDADLVQADAARLPVRDAAVELAVYVATLHHLPSREARVGSLDELARVLASEGRALVSAWSTAHDKFEADEGFDTTVDWTLPGGERIERFYHIYSPEEFRADVADSDLELVEFELSSGNCYGLVRPSGE; translated from the coding sequence ATGGACGACGGGGAGCCAGACCGCCGCGAGGTCCGAGCGACGTACGACTACATCGCCGACCACTTCGCACAGACCCGCGAGTACGCGTGGCCCGAAGTCGAGGAGTTCGTCGCCGACGCGCCCCGCGCCGCCGTCGCGCTCGACCTCGGGTGTGGTAACGGTCGCCACGCCGAACTGTTGGCCGACCACGCCGACCGGGTTCTCGCGGCGGACGCGAGTCGCGGACTGTTGGACACCGCCCGCGAGCGCGCCGCCGAGCGGGGCTTCGACGCGGACCTCGTGCAGGCCGACGCCGCGCGACTCCCCGTCCGCGACGCGGCGGTCGAACTGGCCGTCTACGTCGCCACGCTTCATCACTTGCCCAGTCGGGAGGCCCGCGTCGGGAGTCTGGACGAACTCGCGCGCGTCCTCGCGTCCGAGGGCCGCGCGCTCGTCAGCGCGTGGAGTACCGCCCACGACAAGTTCGAAGCGGACGAGGGGTTCGACACGACGGTCGATTGGACCCTGCCGGGCGGCGAGAGAATCGAGCGGTTCTACCACATCTACTCGCCCGAGGAGTTCCGGGCCGACGTTGCCGACAGCGACCTCGAACTGGTCGAGTTCGAGCTATCGAGCGGCAACTGCTACGGCCTCGTCCGCCCGTCCGGCGAGTGA
- a CDS encoding branched-chain amino acid ABC transporter permease — MSDEPTETPEAADETGSVVERTQRELPSWERVRESELFVVGATALAVAVFPWLFARAPVISGVLNGYQDLATLILIWGIFAMGFNLLLGYTGLLSFGHAAFWGGAAYAAGVFSAQVSSSPVLVILAGTSFAALSAWILGFISLRRGGIYFAILTLAFGQMAYYMALSPLAWITGGENGFTGVQLGKLFGVFQLRYPVPMLDWLVGTWKYVLVGGVAVLCVAAANRILHSPYGMVFRAIRENDQRAEFVGLNVWRYKLMAFVISGAFAGVAGSLYTVYSAYVPLSSFYWTTSGEVVIMAVLGGVGSLFGPILGAGIYLYVENIVSGIQQLTLPFTGPNEWLTLVEEPVVLLDGFGAYWHLILGLVFVAVVVLFPRGIWGLFQDLGGALRRLGGSAVKRLGGGR; from the coding sequence GTGAGCGACGAACCGACCGAAACCCCGGAGGCGGCCGACGAGACCGGGAGCGTCGTCGAGCGAACACAGCGCGAACTCCCCTCGTGGGAGCGCGTCCGCGAGAGCGAACTGTTCGTGGTCGGCGCGACGGCGCTCGCCGTCGCGGTCTTCCCGTGGCTGTTCGCGCGCGCGCCGGTCATCAGCGGCGTCCTCAACGGATATCAGGACTTGGCGACGCTCATCCTCATCTGGGGCATCTTCGCGATGGGGTTCAACCTCCTGCTGGGCTACACCGGCCTGCTGTCGTTCGGTCACGCCGCGTTCTGGGGCGGCGCGGCCTACGCCGCGGGCGTGTTCAGCGCGCAGGTGTCGTCCAGTCCGGTTCTCGTCATCCTCGCGGGCACGTCGTTCGCGGCGCTGTCGGCGTGGATTCTCGGATTTATTTCGCTTCGGCGCGGCGGCATCTACTTCGCCATCCTGACGCTGGCGTTCGGCCAGATGGCCTACTACATGGCGCTGTCGCCGCTGGCGTGGATTACCGGCGGCGAGAACGGGTTCACCGGCGTCCAACTGGGCAAGCTGTTCGGCGTGTTCCAGCTCCGGTACCCGGTGCCGATGCTGGACTGGCTGGTCGGGACGTGGAAGTACGTGCTGGTCGGCGGGGTCGCGGTGCTGTGCGTCGCGGCCGCCAACCGCATCCTCCACTCGCCGTACGGGATGGTGTTCCGCGCGATTCGGGAGAACGACCAGCGCGCGGAGTTCGTCGGGCTGAACGTCTGGCGCTACAAGCTGATGGCGTTCGTCATCTCGGGGGCGTTCGCGGGCGTCGCCGGGAGCCTCTACACCGTCTACAGCGCCTACGTCCCGCTGTCGTCGTTCTACTGGACGACCAGCGGCGAGGTCGTCATCATGGCCGTGCTGGGCGGGGTCGGGTCGCTGTTCGGTCCCATCCTCGGCGCGGGCATCTACCTCTACGTCGAGAACATCGTCAGCGGCATCCAGCAGTTGACTCTCCCGTTCACGGGACCGAACGAGTGGCTGACGCTGGTCGAGGAGCCGGTCGTTCTCCTCGACGGGTTCGGGGCCTACTGGCACCTCATCCTCGGCCTCGTCTTCGTCGCGGTCGTCGTTCTGTTCCCGCGGGGCATCTGGGGCCTGTTCCAAGACCTCGGGGGCGCGCTCCGGCGACTCGGCGGCAGTGCGGTGAAGCGACTTGGAGGTGGGCGATGA
- a CDS encoding ABC transporter ATP-binding protein, translating to MSLLELDSVDAFYGESHILRDVTMTVEEGEVCSLLGRNGAGKTTTLRSISGARPPEVRDGRIRFKGEDITAMDPEDISARGLSLVPEERRVFPNLTVAENLHLAEVSENASNTVGRSLGQVQVEHVGMTTDEVYDEFERLRERKSQKAGTLSGGEQQMLAIARALKQNTDLLLLDEPYEGLAPQIIADVEDAIARISESGTTILLVEQNAVAAMDIADRCYVVDQGSIVFEGTAEALREDDETRDRYLGV from the coding sequence ATGAGCCTGCTGGAACTCGATTCGGTGGACGCCTTTTACGGCGAGAGCCACATCCTCCGGGACGTGACGATGACCGTCGAGGAGGGCGAGGTCTGCTCGCTCCTCGGGCGCAACGGCGCGGGCAAGACCACGACGCTCCGGTCGATTTCCGGGGCGCGCCCGCCGGAGGTCCGCGACGGCCGGATTCGGTTCAAGGGCGAGGACATCACCGCGATGGACCCCGAGGACATCTCGGCGCGGGGCCTCTCGCTGGTGCCAGAAGAGCGCCGAGTCTTCCCGAATCTCACGGTGGCCGAGAACCTCCACCTCGCGGAGGTCTCGGAGAACGCCTCGAACACGGTCGGGCGGTCGCTCGGGCAGGTACAGGTCGAACACGTCGGGATGACGACCGACGAGGTGTACGACGAGTTCGAGCGGTTGCGCGAGCGCAAGTCCCAGAAGGCCGGGACGCTCTCGGGGGGCGAACAGCAGATGCTCGCCATCGCCCGCGCGCTCAAGCAGAACACCGACCTGCTGTTGCTGGACGAACCGTACGAGGGGCTGGCACCACAGATTATCGCCGACGTGGAGGACGCCATCGCCCGCATCAGCGAGTCGGGCACCACGATTCTGCTGGTCGAGCAGAACGCCGTCGCCGCGATGGACATCGCCGACCGGTGTTACGTCGTGGACCAAGGGAGCATCGTCTTCGAAGGAACCGCGGAAGCACTACGCGAGGATGACGAAACGAGAGACCGATACCTCGGCGTCTGA
- a CDS encoding ABC transporter ATP-binding protein translates to MALLETDGLTKSFGGLVAVDDVDLAIEEGESISVIGPNGAGKSTLINLVTRMLDATEGDITFKGDSILHHEPHEVVQKGVSRSFQTASIFPALSVEENAQIAALAAEHGSFRFNFLRHRNNYGEVDRLARRTLDAVGLLGQRDVVAEDLPYGDKRRLELGIALASEPDLLLMDEPTAGMSPEETADTVELIEQVKEELDLTILLVEHDMEVVFNVSDRIVVLNRGAVIAEGPPEAVQGDPDVQEAYLGGVEA, encoded by the coding sequence ATGGCGTTGCTGGAAACCGACGGTCTCACCAAGTCGTTCGGCGGACTGGTGGCGGTGGACGACGTGGACCTCGCCATCGAGGAGGGCGAGTCCATCTCGGTCATCGGGCCGAACGGCGCGGGCAAATCGACGCTCATCAACCTCGTCACGCGGATGCTCGACGCGACCGAGGGCGACATCACGTTCAAGGGCGACTCGATTCTGCACCACGAACCCCACGAGGTCGTCCAGAAGGGCGTGAGCCGGTCGTTCCAGACCGCCTCTATCTTCCCGGCGCTGTCGGTCGAGGAGAACGCCCAAATCGCCGCGTTGGCGGCCGAACACGGCTCGTTCCGGTTCAACTTCCTCCGACACCGCAACAACTACGGCGAGGTCGATAGGCTGGCCCGCCGGACCTTGGACGCGGTGGGTCTCCTCGGCCAGCGCGACGTGGTGGCCGAGGACCTGCCGTACGGCGACAAGCGCAGGCTAGAGTTGGGCATCGCGCTGGCGAGCGAACCCGACCTGTTGCTGATGGACGAACCGACCGCCGGGATGTCGCCCGAGGAGACCGCCGACACGGTGGAACTCATCGAGCAGGTCAAAGAGGAGTTGGACCTGACCATCCTGCTGGTCGAACACGACATGGAGGTCGTGTTCAACGTCTCGGACCGCATCGTGGTGCTGAATCGCGGGGCCGTAATCGCGGAGGGACCGCCCGAGGCGGTGCAGGGCGACCCCGACGTACAGGAGGCGTACCTCGGAGGTGTCGAGGCGTGA
- a CDS encoding iron transporter translates to MPDNPAKQTSDEVDQTQLDLAQRAGDAYQDALDYMAEEVAHTGGKRESGDYVVGFVQEEAEGMYVLQDEGRFAWVEPDDENCHLEVAVCDAADGRFVPECTVVATLTGEDGEEVGPTRLPLLWHPGLYHYGKNLDVPGDGTYTIDLRVEPPMFERHDEQNGDRYGESVAVTFEDVDVETGQD, encoded by the coding sequence ATGCCCGACAATCCAGCGAAGCAGACGAGCGACGAAGTGGACCAGACACAACTCGACCTCGCCCAGCGGGCGGGCGACGCCTATCAGGACGCACTCGACTACATGGCCGAGGAGGTCGCCCACACCGGCGGCAAACGGGAGTCGGGCGACTACGTGGTCGGCTTCGTCCAAGAGGAGGCCGAAGGGATGTACGTCCTCCAAGACGAGGGCCGGTTCGCGTGGGTCGAACCCGACGACGAGAACTGCCACCTCGAAGTCGCGGTGTGTGACGCGGCGGACGGCCGGTTCGTGCCCGAGTGTACCGTCGTCGCCACGCTGACCGGCGAGGACGGCGAGGAGGTCGGCCCGACGCGACTGCCCCTCCTCTGGCATCCCGGACTCTACCACTACGGGAAGAACCTCGACGTGCCCGGCGACGGCACCTACACCATCGACCTGCGCGTCGAACCGCCGATGTTCGAGCGTCACGACGAGCAGAACGGCGACCGGTACGGCGAGTCGGTCGCGGTCACGTTCGAGGACGTGGACGTAGAGACCGGACAGGACTGA